Proteins from a genomic interval of Desulfofustis limnaeus:
- a CDS encoding radical SAM protein, with protein MTVHTPTAAPYRFSDIIADPSIRDRWEKVRRYFFLRESTYDMTNRCNIRCEGCYYYAGDKQFAAEQKEEAAWRRLMEAEKERGITFVVLAGAEPSLVPELCRVCFEVIPLGAIATNGLKPIPSEIDYQIHISVWGNDTTSKAIRNATAMLERQIANYQGDPRAVFVYTFTPDNIDEADSVVARLVEHNCTATFNMFSAPVGYDGPLRHTPASLHKTRGMMQHLLAAYPKTVLFSPYSIVAHTSEQGLHDLFGCSYPRMNPSTAIGLGRSFRQYRTDLHWDRRAACCVPDTDCPDCRHYAAGSAVVTARMYRHATDPATFSAWLDYVDTYLAVWVRGYDKGENLCQSLIDPPPHHPSVSEES; from the coding sequence TCCGATATCATCGCCGACCCGAGCATTCGGGATCGCTGGGAAAAGGTACGGCGCTATTTCTTCCTGCGCGAATCCACCTACGACATGACCAATCGCTGCAATATCCGCTGCGAGGGCTGTTATTATTATGCGGGGGACAAGCAATTCGCCGCGGAGCAGAAAGAAGAGGCTGCCTGGCGGCGGTTGATGGAAGCGGAGAAAGAACGCGGCATCACCTTCGTCGTCCTGGCCGGCGCCGAGCCGTCCCTGGTGCCGGAGCTATGCCGGGTCTGTTTCGAAGTCATCCCCCTGGGGGCGATCGCCACCAACGGCTTGAAACCGATTCCGTCGGAGATCGATTACCAGATCCATATCTCCGTCTGGGGCAACGATACCACCAGCAAAGCGATCAGAAACGCCACCGCCATGCTCGAGCGCCAGATCGCCAATTATCAGGGCGACCCGCGCGCCGTCTTCGTCTACACCTTTACCCCGGACAACATCGACGAGGCGGACTCCGTCGTCGCTCGGCTGGTCGAACACAACTGCACGGCCACTTTCAACATGTTCTCCGCCCCGGTCGGCTATGACGGCCCTCTGCGGCATACACCGGCATCGCTGCACAAGACGAGAGGGATGATGCAGCACCTGCTCGCCGCTTATCCCAAGACCGTTCTCTTCTCGCCGTACAGCATCGTCGCCCATACCTCGGAGCAGGGGCTGCACGACCTATTTGGCTGCTCCTACCCGCGCATGAACCCGTCCACCGCCATCGGGTTGGGTCGGTCGTTCCGCCAATACCGGACCGACCTGCACTGGGACCGCCGTGCCGCCTGCTGCGTACCGGACACCGATTGCCCGGACTGCCGCCACTACGCCGCCGGCAGCGCCGTGGTAACGGCCCGGATGTATCGTCATGCCACCGATCCGGCCACCTTTTCCGCCTGGCTCGACTATGTGGATACCTATCTCGCCGTCTGGGTCAGGGGGTACGACAAGGGAGAGAACCTCTGCCAGAGCCTGATCGATCCGCCGCCCCATCATCCGTCAGTTTCCGAAGAATCATGA